The Panicum virgatum strain AP13 chromosome 5K, P.virgatum_v5, whole genome shotgun sequence genome has a window encoding:
- the LOC120707667 gene encoding zinc finger protein BRUTUS-like gives MATPTPMPGGEGTLAAVMPRSPSPTPAEAGTSAAETPVLIFLYFHKAIRGELEALHGAAVRLATERSGDVAALAERCRFFFNIYKHHCDAEDAVIFPALDIRVKNVAGTYSLEHKGENDLFSQLFALLQLDIQNDDGLRRELASCTGAIQTCLSQHMSKEEEQVFPLLTKKFSCEEQADLVWQFLCNIPINMMADFLPWLSTSVSPDEHQDIRNCLCKVVPDEKLLHQVVFTWIEGKTRIEVAECSDGNSAEDVPDQGEKHICSHQDSELGTRNCAESNDGQVYRHPIDDILHWHNAIRKDLHDIAEETRRVQQSGDFSDISAFNERLQFIADVCIYHSIAEDQVIFPAVDSELSFVQEHAEEERRFNNFRCLIQQIQIAGAKSTAVDFYSKLCSHADKILETIETHFCNEETKVLPQARMLFSPEKQRELSYKSLCVMPLKLLERVLPWLVSKLSDEQASSFLQNMCLAASPSETALVTLFSGWACKARDKSNSGEYLCSTSGTVRCLFDDIDDLDKCRSFCPCASRNSSGLPVQLQSENGSRPGKRGKDAESFPGTNGSYCSQTADIEASPCSKKPCCIPGLRVECSNLGIGSLASVKSFRSLSYNFTAPSLYSSLFSWEKDASLSCSDGISRPIDTIFKFHKAIRKDLEYLDVESGKLIDGDESCLRQFIGRFRLLWGLYRAHSNAEDEIVFPALESRETLHNVSHSYTLDHKQEEELFEDISNVLLELSHLYDSRSHAQTEVNDVERNCSDSSNEPDWARKYNELATKLQGMCKSIRVALTNHVHREELELWPLFDKHFSVEEQDKLVGRIIGSTGAEVLQSMLPWVTAALSQEEQNKMLDMWKQATKNTMFGEWLNEWWKGAPTSSDSSAEASSAPDSHLQDNLEQNDQMFKPGWKDIFRMNQSELEAEVRKVSRDPTLDPRRKAYLIQNLMTSRWIAAQQKLPEPNSEECTDGTSIPGCVPSYRDEEKQIYGCEHYKRNCKLVAACCNKLFTCRFCHDKVSDHTMERKATQEMMCMVCLKIQPVGPICQTPSCNGLSMAKYYCNICKFFDDERTVYHCPFCNLCRLGKGLGVDFFHCMKCNCCLGMKLAEHKCREKGLETNCPICCDFLFTSSAAVRALPCGHFMHSACFQAYTCSHYTCPICCKSLGDMAVYFGMLDALLAAEELPEEYRDRCQDILCNDCEKKGRCRFHWLYHKCSSCGSYNTRVIKTDTADCSTPN, from the exons ATGGCGACGCCGACGCCCAtgcccggcggcgaggggacgCTCGCCGCGGTGATGCCGCGGTCCCCGTCTCCGacgccggcggaggcggggacCTCGGCGGCCGAGACGCCCGTGCTGATATTCCTCTACTTCCACAAGGCGATCCGCGGGGAGCTCGAGGCGCtgcacggcgccgccgtgcgcctggCCACGGAGCGCTCCGGCGACGTGGCGGCGCTCGCCGAGCGCTGCCGCTTCTTCTTCAACATCTACAAGCACCACTGCGACGCCGAGGACGCG GTTATCTTTCCAGCACTTGATATCCGAGTCAAGAATGTTGCAGGGACCTACTCCTTAGAACATAAAGGGGAAAATGATCTTTTCAGCCAGTTATTTGCTCTTCTACAATTGGACATAcagaatgatgatggtcttcgtAGGGAGCTTGCATCATGTACAGGAGCAATACAAACGTGTCTCAGCCAACACATGTCCAAGGAAGAAGAACAG GTCTTCCCGTTGCTTACAAAGAAATTTTCATGCGAAGAGCAAGCTGATTTAGTTTGGCAATTCTTGTGCAACATTCCTATAAACATGATGGCAGATTTCCTCCCATGGCTGTCAACTTCTGTTTCCCCTGACGAGCACCAAGATATCCGCAACTGCTTATGTAAAGTAGTTCCTGATGAGAAACTTCTCCACCAG GTTGTATTCACATGGATTGAAGGGAAAACAAGAATAGAAGTGGCAGAGTGTTCTGATGGTAATAGTGCTGAGGATGTCCCAGACCAAGGGGAGAAACATATCTGTTCACATCAAGATTCTGAACTTGGGACTAGAAACTGTGCAGAATCTAATGATGGACAGGTCTACAGGCATCCTATAGATGATATTTTGCATTGGCACAATGCTATTCGTAAGGACTTGCATGATATAGCAGAGGAGACAAGAAGAGTGCAGCAGTCTGGTGATTTTTCTGATATATCAGCCTTCAATGAGAGACTTCAGTTCATTGCAGATGTATGCATCTACCACAG TATCGCCGAGGATCAGGTCATATTTCCTGCAGTCGACAGTGAGCTGTCCTTTGTGCAGGAGCATGCTGAAGAAGAGCGCCGATTTAATAATTTTAGATGTTTAATTCAGCAAATCCAAATAGCAGGAGCCAAATCAACTGCAGTGGACTTCTACTCGAAGCTGTGTTCACATGCTGATAAAATACTGGAGACAATCGAGACACACTTCTGCAATGAAGAAACCAAG GTGCTTCCTCAAGCTAGGATGCTTTTCTCTCCTGAAAAGCAAAGGGAACTTTCATACAAAAGTCTCTGTGTCATGCCATTGAAATTGTTGGAACGCGTTTTACCATGGTTGGTGTCGAAGCTGAGTGACGAGCAGGCATCTTCTTTTCTTCAGAATATGTGCTTGGCAG CTTCACCATCGGAAACTGCACTGGTCACTCTTTTCTCTGGCTGGGCATGCAAAGCCCGGGACAAATCCAACTCAGGTGAATATTTATGCTCAACATCAGGGACAGTGAGATGCCTGTTCGATGATATAGATGATCTGGACAAATGCCGGTCATTCTGTCCATGTGCTTCACGCAACAGTTCAGGTCTTCCTGTTCAGCTACAAAGTGAAAATGGTTCTAGGCCAGGCAAGCGAGGAAAAGATGCAGAATCTTTTCCTGGTACTAATGGAAGCTACTGCTCTCAAACTGCTGACATTGAAGCAAGTCCATGTAGTAAAAAACCTTGTTGTATTCCTGGGTTGAGAGTAGAATGTAGCAATCTTGGTATTGGTTCACTGGCTTCTGTGAAGTCCTTTCGCTCCCTATCATACAATTTTACTGCTCCTTCATTATATTCGAGCCTCTTTTCGTGGGAGAAAGATGCATCATTGTCCTGTTCAGATGGCATTTCAAGGCCAATTGATACCATATTCAAATTTCACAAGGCAATTCGCAAGGATTTAGAGTACCTAGATGTTGAATCTGGAAAGCTCATTGATGGTGACGAGTCTTGCCTTCGCCAATTCATTGGAAGATTCCGTTTGTTATGGGGTCTTTACAGGGCTCACAGTAATGCTGAGGATGAAATTGTGTTCCCGGCATTGGAATCAAGAGAAACATTGCACAATGTGAGCCATTCATATACTCTTGACCACAAGCAGGAAGAAGAATTATTTGAAGATATATCTAATGTTCTTCTTGAGCTTTCACATCTATATGATAGCCGGAGCCATGCCCAGACTGAAGTTAATGATGTAGAGCGAAACTGTTCTGATTCATCTAATGAGCCTGATTGGGCTAGAAAGTATAATGAGCTTGCCACAAAACTTCAAGGCATGTGCAAGTCTATCCGGGTTGCCTTGACTAATCATGTCCATAGAGAAGAACTTGAGTTGTGGCCATTGTTTGATAAACATTTTTCTGTGGAGGAGCAAGATAAACTTGTAGGTCGTATAATTGGTTCAACAGGTGCTGAGGTTCTCCAATCTATGTTACCGTGGGTTACAGCAGCGCTCTCTCAAGAAGAGCAGAACAAAATGCTCGATATGTGGAAGCAAGCAACAAAGAATACAATGTTTGGGGAATGGCTAAACGAGTGGTGGAAGGGAGCTCCAACATCATCTGATTCTTCAGCAGAGGCATCCTCTGCTCCAG ATAGTCATTTACAAGATAATCTTGAACAAAATGACCAGATGTTCAAGCCTGGCTGGAAGGACATATTTCGAATGAACCAGAGTGAACTTGAGGCTGAGGTGCGAAAGGTTTCACGAGACCCCACACTTGACCCGAGGCGGAAGGCTTATCTAATCCAAAATCTCATGACAAG CCGCTGGATAGCTGCTCAGCAGAAGTTGCCGGAACCAAATTCAGAAGAGTGTACTGATGGTACCAGTATACCTGGATGTGTTCCTTCATATCGAGATGAGGAGAAGCAAATTTATGGTTGTGAGCACTACAAACGGAACTGCAAACTTGTTGCTGCATGCTGCAACAAGCTGTTTACATGCCGATTCTGCCATGATAAAGTTAGTGACCATACGATGGAAAG GAAAGCAACTCAGGAGATGATGTGCATGGTGTGCCTGAAGATTCAACCTGTTGGTCCAATCTGCCAAACCCCATCTTGCAACGGGCTATCCATGGCAAAGTATTACTGTAACATCTGCAAATTTTTCGATGATGAAAG GACCGTTTACCACTGTCCATTTTGTAACTTATGTCGTCTTGGGAAAGGTCTCGGTGTTGATTTCTTCCATTGCATGAAATGCAATTGCTGTCTTGGAATGAAATTAGCTGAGCACAAATGTCGAGAAAAAGGGCTAGAGACGAACTGTCCAATCTGCTGTGACTTCCTGTTTACATCAAGTGCGGCAGTCAGGGCCCTCCCTTGTGGCCACTTCATGCATTCAGCTTGCTTTCAG GCATACACTTGTAGCCACTACACTTGCCCTATCTGCTGCAAATCCTTGGGAGATATGGCG GTGTACTTTGGCATGCTTGATGCGTTGTTGGCTGCTGAAGAACTTCCTGAGGAATACCGGGACCGGTGTCAG GACATACTTTGTAACGACTGTGAGAAGAAAG